A window from Vigna angularis cultivar LongXiaoDou No.4 chromosome 7, ASM1680809v1, whole genome shotgun sequence encodes these proteins:
- the LOC108337649 gene encoding uncharacterized protein LOC108337649 yields the protein MMGKKKPQKTKELSVAIAEAEASSTVDDEKEQQEAQQPQPQAPRKRGRPRKVIVKMEESEEEKAQVIEQHRGGSLSAQGTESSMEKVTNNEEEGTSSAACMMVEKQEEIQLPKVEPSRSRARRKSKPRKSS from the coding sequence ATGATGGGCAAGAAAAAGCCACAAAAAACTAAGGAACTTTCAGTTGCAATAGCTGAAGCTGAAGCATCATCAACCGTAGATGATGAGAAAGAGCAACAAGAAGCTCAACAACCTCAACCTCAAGCTCCTAGAAAGAGAGGTAGACCTCGTAAGGTTATTGTAAAGATGGAAGAAAGTGAAGAGGAGAAGGCACAAGTGATTGAACAGCATAGAGGAGGTTCTTTATCAGCACAAGGCACAGAAAGTTCAATGGAAAAAGTTACAAACAACGAGGAAGAAGGAACATCATCAGCAGCATGCATGATGGTTGAAAAACAAGAGGAGATACAACTTCCAAAAGTGGAGCCATCCAGAAGCAGAGCTAGGAGGAAAAGCAAACCCAGAAAGAGTAGCTAA
- the LOC108338328 gene encoding S-adenosyl-L-methionine-dependent tRNA 4-demethylwyosine synthase, producing the protein MSISNSLSSVPARLTLLALFSATTFYCLYKSRRLRYLKLSLNPNPKPKPKIIFLSETGTSKTLALRLHRLLASNGVAFDVVDSRHYEPEDLPKETLLILIASTWQDGAPPAASRFFATWLAEAAADFRAGSLLLSSCRVAVFGVGSRAYGESFNAVAKGLATHLRALGSKEVVPLCEGDVDGGDLDKVFDRWCEKVLAVLKGGGVAECDDGDGGGALECGVYSSSEEESDVESEIVDLEDIAGKAPSRRKTLASGEESNGKLSGRKEMVTPVIRANLVKQGYKIIGSHSGVKICRWTKAQLRGRGGCYKHSFYGIESHRCMEATPSLACANKCVFCWRHHTNPVGKSWQWEMDDPREIVNSAIDLHTNMVKQMKGVPGVTLERLNEGLSPRHCALSLVGEPIMYPEINALVDELHKRRISTFLVTNAQFPEKIKSLKPITQLYVSVDAATKDSLKAIDRPLFGDFWERFIDSLTALREKHQRTVYRLTLVKGWNTEDVDAYSKLFSIGDPDFVEIKGVTYCGSSTTSKLTMENVPWHADVKAFSEALALKSQGEYEVACEHAHSCCVLLAKTNKFKIDGRWYTWIDYEKFHDLVASGKTFDSRDYMTATPSWAIYGSKEGGFDPGQSRFRKERHHKSSHNQLG; encoded by the exons ATGTCGATATCAAATTCGCTATCCTCAGTTCCCGCGCGTCTCACACTCCTCGCTCTCTTCTCCGCCACCACCTTCTACTGTCTCTACAAATCTCGTCGTTTAAGATACCTCAAACTATccttaaaccctaaccctaaacctaaacctaAGATCATATTCCTCTCAGAAACCGGAACCAGCAAAACCCTCGCTCTCCGCCTCCACCGTCTCCTCGCCTCTAACGGCGTCGCATTCGACGTCGTCGATTCGCGGCACTACGAGCCCGAGGATCTTCCCAAGGAGACGCTTCTCATCCTCATCGCCTCCACGTGGCAGGACGGCGCACCACCAGCTGCCTCCCGCTTCTTCGCCACGTGGCTCGCCGAAGCCGCCGCCGATTTTCGCGCCGGCTCACTTCTCCTCTCGAGCTGCCGTGTAGCCGTCTTTGGCGTCGGGAGCCGAGCCTACGGTGAATCCTTCAACGCCGTCGCGAAGGGCCTCGCGACGCACCTGAGGGCGCTAGGCTCCAAGGAGGTGGTTCCGCTTTGTGAGGGGgatgttgatggtggtgacCTGGACAAGGTTTTCGATCGGTGGTGTGAGAAGGTGCTGGCCGTTTTGAAAGGAGGTGGTGTTGCGGAATGCGATGatggtgatggtggtggtgcTCTGGAATGTGGCGTTTATTCGAGTTCCGAAGAGGAGTCTGATGTGGAGAGTGAGATTGTTGATCTTGAGGACATTGCTGGTAAAGCTCCTTCACGGCGGAAGACATTGGCTAGTGGGGAAGAGAGTAATGGGAAATTGAGTGGCAGAAAGGAAATGGTGACTCCGGTGATTCGAGCAAATTTAGTGAAGCAG GGGTATAAAATCATTGGGTCGCATAGTGGTGTCAAGATTTGTAGATGGACAAAGGCGCAGCTTCGTGGTCGAGGTGGTTGCTATAAACACTCGTTTTATGGAATCGAGAGTCACAG ATGCATGGAGGCAACCCCTAGCTTGGCATGTGCAAATAAATGTGTTTTCTGCTGGAGGCATCACACAAATCCAGTAGGGAAAAGTTGGCAATGGGAGATGGATGATCCGAGAGAGATTGTAAATTCTGCAATAGACCTCCACACAAATATGGTTAAACAAATGAAAGGAGTTCCTG GAGTCACCTTGGAGCGATTAAATGAAGGTCTCTCACCTCGTCATTGTGCATTATCTCTTGTTGGTGAACCTATAATGTATCCAGAGATAAATGCACTTGTGGATGAGCTGCACAAAAGGAGGATTTCCACTTTTCTAGTTACAAATGCACAATTTCCTGAGAAAATTAAATCGCTGAAACCTATTACCCAG TTATATGTCAGTGTAGATGCTGCAACAAAGGACTCTTTGAAGGCAATTGATAGACCACTATTTGGCGATTTCTGGGAGAGATTCATT GATTCCTTGACTGCTTTAAGGGAAAAACATCAGCGAACAGTATACCGCCTGACCCTAGTGAAAGGTTGGAATACTGAAGATGTTGATGCTTATTCTAAGCTCTTTAGTATAGGAGATCCTGACTTTGTTGAAATCAAGGGAGTTACGTATTGTGGCTC GTCCACTACATCAAAACTCACAATGGAAAATGTCCCTTGGCATGCTGATGTGAAAGCTTTTTCAGAGGCCCTAGCTTTGAAAAGTCAAGGAGAGTATGAAGTTGCATGTGAGCATGCTCACTCGTGCTGTGTCCTCTTAGCAAAAACCAACAAGTTCAAAATCGATGGACGGTGGTATACATGGATAGACTATGAAAAATTTCATGATCTG GTGGCATCTGGAAAAACTTTTGACAGCAGAGATTACATGACTGCCACACCATCCTGGGCCATCTATGGATCGAAGGAAGGTGGGTTTGATCCAGGGCAATCGAGATTTAGAAAAGAGAGACATCACAAGTCGAGCCACAATCAATTAGGTTAG
- the LOC108338548 gene encoding probable methyltransferase PMT28 produces the protein MAIARLVRQAKRPHGLWVKMAAVTVMGLCFIFVWGVFSSSSSSVTSQRESFEDIAEPVSSSSHKPQKLRDESKKGGESEKKSKSNGNGSSHSSATRPHSEQHKGKDSKKEKKHVQHKEDKEKENHQGSEEPQPQHGQEEKEKEKENENVKEEVEGEEEKVDHESDVNVDADGGSDLTESVDKDDSEVVEDAEELRKKSKVKVKGPLFDPNASYSWKLCSSRSKHNYIPCIDIEVGGGKVTSYRHTERSCPRTPLMCLVPLPHEGYGSPLPWPESKLKILYKNVAHPKLAAYIKRHNWLMESEEYLTFPQNQSEFKGGIHHYLESIEEMVPDIEWGKNIRVVLDIGCTDSSFAAALLDKDVLTISLGLKNDLVDLAQVALERGFPAVISPFNRRRLPFPSQVFDAIHCAGCSIPWHSNGGKLLLEMNRILRPGGYFIMSTKHDSIEEEEAMTTLTASICWNVLAHKSDDVGEVGVKIYQKPEGNDIYELRRKKIPPLCKENENPDAVWYVPMKTCLHPIPSGIEQHGAEWPEEWPKRLETYPDWVNNKEKVVADTNHWNAVVNKSYISGLGINWTSIRNVMDMKSIYGGLAVALSQQKVWVMNVVPVHAPDTLPIIFERGLVGMYHDWCEPFGTYPRTYDLLHADHLFSRLKNRCKQPVSIVVEMDRITRPGGWTIIRDKVEILNPLEEILKSMQWEIRMTFAQEKEGILCAQKTLWRP, from the exons ATGGCCATAGCTCGGTTGGTTCGGCAAGCGAAACGCCCACATGGATTGTGGGTGAAGATGGCAGCTGTGACTGTAATGGGTCTCTGTTTCATCTTTGTGTGGGGagtgttttcttcttcttcttcctctgtcACTTCCCAAAGGGAGAGTTTTGAGGACATTGCGGAACCCGTGTCTTCTTCTTCTCACAAGCCGCAAAAGTTGAGAGATGAATCTAAAAAGGGTGGTGAGAGTGAGAAAAAGAGTAAGAGTAACGGTAATGGGTCTTCTCACTCTTCTGCCACGCGTCCTCACTCTGAACAACACAAGGGAAAGGACAgcaagaaagagaagaaacaCGTGCAGCATAAGGAGGACAAGGAGAAAGAGAATCATCAAGGGTCAGAGGAGCCTCAACCCCAACATGGCcaggaagagaaagagaaagagaaagagaacgAGAACGTGAAAGAGGAGGTGGAGGGTGAAGAAGAGAAAGTGGATCATGAGAGTGATGTGAATGTGGATGCTGATGGTGGCAGTGATTTGACTGAATCCGTGGATAAGGATGATTCCGAGGTGGTGGAAGATGCGGAGGAGTTGAGAAAAAAAAGCAAGGTAAAAGTGAAAGGACCCTTGTTTGATCCAAATGCTAGCTATAGCTGGAAATTGTGTAGTTCTAGAAGCAAGCATAATTACATTCCCTGCATTGATATTGAAGTTGGTGGTGGTAAAGTAACAAGCTACCGGCACACAGAGAGGAGTTGTCCTAGGACACCCCTTATGTGTCTGGTTCCTCTTCCTCATGAAGGGTATGGATCTCCACTGCCTTGGCCTGAGAGCAAATTGAAG ATATTGTATAAGAATGTTGCACACCCGAAACTAGCTGCTTACATAAAGAGACATAATTGGTTGATGGAGTCTGAAGAGTATCTTACATTTCCCCAAAACCAATCTGAGTTCAAGGGAGGGATCCATCACTACCTTGAGTCCATTGAAGAG ATGGTACCAGACATTGAATGGGGTAAAAACATTCGTGTTGTCCTGGATATTGGATGTACAGATTCGAGCTTTGCAGCTGCTCTCCTTGATAAGGATGTTTTAACAATATCACTAGGATTGAAGAATGATCTAGTGGACCTGGCTCAGGTGGCGCTTGAACGGGGTTTTCCAGCAGTGATTAGTCCTTTCAATAGAAGAAGACTTCCTTTTCCAAGTCAAGTTTTTGATGCTATACATTGTGCAGGTTGCAGCATACCTTGGCATTCCAATG gtgGAAAACTTCTATTGGAGATGAATAGGATTCTAAGACCTGGTGGATACTTTATCATGTCAACCAAACATGACAgcattgaagaagaagaag CCATGACAACATTGACTGCATCTATTTGTTGGAATGTTCTGGCTCACAAAAGTGATGATGTTGGAGAAGTTGGAGTTAAAATATATCAGAAGCCGGAAGGAAATGACATATACGAACTGAGGAGGAAGAAGATTCCACCACTttgcaaagaaaatgaaaatccTGATGCAGTTTG GTATGTTCCCATGAAGACATGTTTGCACCCTATTCCATCTGGAATTGAACAACATGGGGCAGAGTGGCCTGAGGAATGGCCCAAGAGGCTTGAAACCTATCCTGATTGGGTGAACAACAAAGAGAAAGTGGTTGCAGACACCAATCACTGGAATGCTGTTGTTAATAAGTCATATATCAGTGGATTAGGCATTAACTGGACAAGTATTCGGAATGTAATGGACATGAAATCCATCTATGGAGG ATTGGCTGTAGCTCTCTCTCAACAAAAGGTCTGGGTGATGAATGTAGTGCCTGTCCATGCACCTGATACACTTCCCATCATTTTTGAACGTGGGCTTGTGGGTATGTACCATGATTGGTGTGAGCCATTTGGCACTTATCCAAGAACATATGACCTTCTGCATGCTGATCATTTGTTCTCACGGCTCAAAAACAG GTGCAAGCAGCCTGTGTCCATTGTTGTTGAGATGGACCGTATAACAAGGCCAGGAGGTTGGACAATCATACGTGACAAAGTTGAAATTCTAAATCCATTGGAAGAAATATTGAAAAGCATGCAGTGGGAGATTAGGATGACTTTTGCTCAGGAGAAGGAGGGTATCTTGTGTGCACAGAAAACTTTGTGGAGGCCTTAA
- the LOC108338298 gene encoding probable LRR receptor-like serine/threonine-protein kinase At2g16250, translating to MGMGEIAVSVVSMLLLMVGLTMGMRLSSTTEWYALKDLRSSLEIRAKYWPIKAEPCANWTGVHCRNGRVVGINVSGLRRTRWGRLNPSFEVGSLVNLTLLESFNASGFVLNGSIPEWLGESMKVLDVLDLRLCSIMGSIPNSIGELSRLKVLVLSGNFLTGKMPTTFGNLTRLTVLDLSNNSLSGYMPASVTQLGNLTRLDLSNNYLSGSVPLKLGALSSLQNLNLSGNSFSGSVPSQLGNLSELVEVDLSKNFLSGSFFGDLSFSRLSALEVLILSENLFDGALPHNFSSTPRLTFLDVSSNNLTGTLPNFTSWNGSSAGVVFNLSNNMFYGLLNTSLYEFKTIDLSSNYLEGEVQGGGNVILDRNCLQMTPNQRNLDECRAFYAARNLPFSFPESKSSRRVVFILVGIFGGLGFIAVLTLVLVLVLKQCHNHRSSEVQRGTKEEGPVQEGESPIPPKDADFVPGVGEAFSSEQIIRLTANFAEANVIKNGHSGVLFLGVLEGGATVVVKRIDLNLFKRESYVVELRLLSKVSHARLVPILGHCLDNENEKCIVYKYMPNRDLATSLHRANEPDGKLQSLDWITRLKIAIGAAEGLAYLHECSPPLVHRDVQASSILLDNKFEVRLGSLSQVTAQGDVQQGVISRVFNKPPSTSEGDPGKSSVTCTYDVYCFGKILLELITGNIEVSKSDDGTTKEWLEKTLPYITLYDKERVTKIIDPQLIVDEDLLEEVWAMAIVAHACLNPKPSKRPPMRHVLKALENPLKIVREDNSSSARLRSNSSRKSWSTAFFGSWRHSSSDSVVATTHANKESSSDTKKSRVGSQSSGNDHSSSNKRSSNEIFPEPLEVQDVEAAEAG from the exons ATGGGAATGGGGGAAATTGCAGTGAGTGTGGTTTCAATGTTGTTGTTGATGGTTGGGTTAACAATGGGAATGCGTTTGAGTTCGACAACGGAATGGTACGCGTTAAAGGATCTTCGATCGTCGTTGGAGATTAGGGCAAAGTATTGGCCCATAAAAGCAGAACCGTGCGCGAACTGGACCGGAGTTCATTGCCGGAATGGTCGAGTTGTGGGTATAAACGTGTCCGGTTTGAGGAGAACCCGGTGGGGTCGCCTTAACCCAAGTTTTGAAGTGGGTTCTCTTGTGAATTTGACACTGTTGGAATCGTTTAATGCTTCTGGGTTCGTGCTTAATGGGTCTATTCCTGAGTGGTTGGGTGAGAGCATGAAGGTGTTGGATGTACTTGACCTTAGGCTTTGTTCTATTATGGGTTCGATTCCTAATTCAATTGGAGAGTTGAGTAGGTTGAAGGTTTTGGTGCTTTCAGGGAATTTTCTCACTGGTAAAATGCCTACAACGTTTGGGAATCTCACAAGACTGACTGTTCTTGATCTCTCTAATAACTCTCTTTCAGGGTATATGCCTGCTTCTGTGACTCAACTTGGGAATCTCACAAGGCTTGATCTTTCTAACAACTACTTGAGTGGGTCTGTTCCACTCAAACTGGGTGCCCTTTCGAGTTTGCAAAATTTGAACCTTTCTGGGAATTCTTTCTCTGGGTCGGTTCCCTCTCAACTCGGTAACCTTTCTGAGTTGGTTGAGGTTGATCTTAGCAAAAATTTTCTGTCGGGTTCATTTTTTGGTGATTTATCTTTTTCACGGCTCTCGGCCCTCGAGGTTCTCATTCTCAGCGAGAATTTGTTTGATGGTGCTCTGCCTCATAATTTTAGCTCAACGCCCAGGTTGACCTTTCTTGATGTGTCTAGTAACAATCTCACTGGGACACTGCCGAATTTCACGAGTTGGAATGGTAGCTCTGCTGGTGTTGTGTTCAATCTGTCAAATAATATGTTCTATGGACTTCTGAACACTTCATTGTACGAGTTTAAAACTATTGATTTGTCAAGTAATTATTTGGAAGGTGAGGTGCAAGGTGGTGGTAATGTTATTCTAGATAGAAATTGCCTACAGATGACTCCAAACCAGAGGAATTTGGACGAGTGTAGAGCTTTTTATGCTGCAagaaatttacccttttcattCCCAGAATCTAAGTCCAGCAGAAGGGTGGTATTCATACTGGTAGGAATATTTGGTGGGCTTGGCTTTATTGCGGTGCTGACATTGGTCCTTGTGCTGGTTCTAAAACAATGTCACAATCATAGAAGCTCAGAAGTTCAAAGGGGGACCAAAGAAGAGGGACCTGTTCAGGAAGGGGAAAGCCCTATACCTCCTAAGGATGCTGATTTTGTGCCTGGCGTGGGAGAAGCATTTAGTTCTGAGCAAATTATCCGTCTAACTGCCAATTTTGCTGAAGCAAATGTCATAAAGAATGGCCATTCCGGGGTCCTCTTCTTAGGAGTCTTGGAAGGTGGAGCAACTGTGGTTGTCAAAAGGatagatttgaatttatttaagaGAGAATCATATGTCGTGGAATTGAGACTATTAAGTAAGGTTTCACATGCAAGATTGGTCCCAATCCTGGGCCACTGCTTGGACAATGAGAATGAGAAATGTATAGTTTACAAATACATGCCAAATAGAGATTTGGCTACTTCTTTGCACAGAGCCAATGAGCCAGATGGTAAATTACAGTCCCTGGATTGGATCACGAGATTGAAAATTGCAATAGGAGCTGCTGAAGGCCTAGCCTACCTACATGAATGCAGCCCTCCCCTTGTCCACAG GGATGTCCAAGCTAGCAGTATACTTCTTGATAATAAATTTGAAGTGCGACTTGGAAGTTTGAGCCAGGTTACCGCCCAAGGAGATGTTCAACAGGGAGTCATCTCAAGGGTTTTCAACAAGCCACC ATCTACTAGTGAAGGCGATCCTG GTAAATCATCAGTGACATGCACCTACGACGTGTACTGTTTCGGGAAGATTTTACTGGAACTCATTACAGGTAACATTGAAGTGAGCAAGTCAGATGATGGCACTACAAAAGAGTGGTTAGAGAAAACCTTGCCTTACATCACTCTGTACGATAAAGAACGTGTGACTAAGATTATTGACCCACAATTGATAGTGGATGAGGACCTATTGGAAGAGGTATGGGCTATGGCAATTGTGGCTCATGCATGCTTGAATCCAAAGCCTTCCAAACGTCCTCCAATGAGACATGTCCTGAAAGCATTGGAGAATCCATTGAAGATTGTGAGAGAAGATAATAGCAGCTCAGCGAGGTTGAGATCAAACTCTTCTAGGAAATCTTGGAGCACTGCTTTCTTTGGTAGCTGGAGACACAGTTCATCAGACAGTGTTGTTGCCACAACACATGCAAACAAAGAGAGTAGCAGTGACACTAAAAAATCAAGAGTAGGCTCTCAAAGTAGTGGAAATGATCACTCATCTTCCAACAAAAGGTCATCCAATGAAATTTTCCCTGAACCATTGGAAGTGCAAGATGTGGAGGCTGCAGAGGCAGGATAA